From Oscillospiraceae bacterium CM, a single genomic window includes:
- a CDS encoding acyl carrier protein, which produces MVFEKIAALIAEHFGSDVETITEDTTFESLGIDSLDTVEMVMQLEEDLGIEIELEEKLATVGELAKFIESKMG; this is translated from the coding sequence ATGGTTTTTGAGAAAATTGCAGCTTTAATTGCGGAGCATTTCGGCAGTGACGTGGAGACAATTACGGAAGACACCACCTTTGAGTCCCTCGGGATCGATTCGCTGGACACCGTTGAAATGGTCATGCAGCTGGAAGAGGATCTCGGCATCGAAATCGAGCTCGAGGAAAAGCTTGCAACCGTCGGCGAGCTCGCCAAGTTTATTGAATCCAAAATGGGCTGA
- the fabD gene encoding ACP S-malonyltransferase, translating to MGKTAFIFSGQGAQYIGMGKALYETSAAARAVFDMADSARPGTTAQCFDGDPAALTRTENTQPCLFCVDLAAAAALREAGVEPQLLAGFSLGEIAALAFSGTVTYEAGFRMVCRRAARMQKASDEAPASMVAVLKLDDETVVSLCQAFDKVYPVNFNSPGQVVVSGDVDALEGFKALVKEKGGKAMPLKVGGGFHSPFMAPAADAFLTDLEEFVVTPPSLMLFSNVTARPYEDDFKALLSQQIKSPVRWRETVENMISEGADTFIEVGPGKVLSGLVARISDSVRVFNVEDAESLQKTVAEVSAHA from the coding sequence ATGGGAAAGACAGCGTTTATTTTTTCAGGCCAGGGGGCCCAGTACATCGGCATGGGCAAGGCGCTTTATGAGACCAGCGCCGCCGCGCGGGCGGTGTTCGATATGGCCGACAGCGCTCGGCCGGGGACGACGGCGCAGTGCTTTGACGGCGACCCCGCCGCGCTAACGCGGACGGAAAACACACAGCCGTGCCTTTTCTGCGTTGATCTTGCCGCCGCTGCCGCTTTGAGAGAAGCCGGTGTCGAGCCGCAGCTGCTGGCTGGGTTCTCCCTCGGTGAAATCGCGGCGCTCGCATTTTCCGGCACCGTCACATACGAAGCTGGCTTTCGGATGGTCTGCCGCCGCGCTGCGCGGATGCAAAAGGCGTCCGACGAAGCACCCGCATCCATGGTTGCCGTTTTAAAGCTCGACGATGAGACGGTCGTTTCGCTCTGCCAAGCGTTTGACAAGGTTTATCCTGTTAATTTCAACAGCCCGGGTCAGGTCGTCGTCTCCGGCGACGTTGACGCGCTGGAAGGTTTTAAAGCGCTCGTCAAGGAAAAGGGCGGAAAAGCCATGCCGCTTAAAGTCGGCGGCGGCTTTCATTCTCCCTTCATGGCACCGGCTGCCGACGCTTTTTTAACCGATTTAGAAGAATTTGTCGTCACACCGCCGTCGCTGATGCTTTTTTCAAATGTCACGGCGCGGCCATATGAGGATGATTTTAAAGCGCTCTTATCCCAGCAGATCAAAAGCCCCGTTCGGTGGCGCGAAACAGTTGAAAATATGATTTCCGAGGGTGCCGATACGTTTATCGAGGTTGGCCCCGGAAAAGTTCTCTCAGGCCTTGTTGCCAGAATATCCGATTCGGTTCGCGTCTTCAACGTTGAGGATGCGGAAAGTCTTCAAAAAACTGTCGCGGAGGTCAGCGCACATGCTTAA
- the fabG gene encoding 3-oxoacyl-[acyl-carrier-protein] reductase, translating into MLNGKVAIITGASRGIGRAIALKFAELGADIAVIYAGNEEKAREVVEAARQKSVRAEAFQCNVADFNAVKETVEAVKNALGPVDILVNNAGITKDGLVMSMKEEAFDDVLDTNLKGAFNMIRHCCSMFVKKRSGKIINISSVAGLFGNPGQANYAASKAGLIGLTKSVARELASRNVCCNAIAPGFIRTDMTENITADNPLMAGIPLGRVGEAEEIAELAAFLAQDCSNYITGEVIRVDGGLAM; encoded by the coding sequence ATGCTTAACGGAAAAGTGGCCATCATTACGGGCGCGTCACGCGGGATCGGAAGGGCAATTGCCCTGAAATTTGCCGAACTCGGCGCCGATATCGCCGTTATTTACGCCGGAAATGAAGAAAAAGCGCGTGAGGTTGTCGAAGCGGCCCGCCAAAAATCAGTCCGGGCGGAAGCCTTCCAATGCAATGTGGCTGATTTTAATGCCGTCAAAGAGACGGTGGAAGCCGTTAAAAATGCCCTTGGCCCAGTGGATATTCTCGTCAATAACGCCGGGATAACAAAGGACGGGCTCGTAATGTCGATGAAGGAAGAAGCCTTTGACGACGTGCTTGACACAAACCTCAAGGGCGCTTTCAATATGATCCGGCACTGCTGTTCGATGTTTGTGAAAAAGCGCAGCGGCAAAATTATAAACATCAGTTCCGTTGCCGGTCTGTTCGGCAATCCCGGCCAGGCCAATTACGCCGCGTCGAAGGCGGGCCTCATTGGGCTGACCAAATCCGTCGCGCGGGAGCTGGCGTCCCGCAACGTTTGCTGCAACGCCATCGCCCCCGGCTTCATCCGTACGGATATGACGGAGAATATCACGGCTGACAACCCCCTGATGGCCGGTATACCGCTTGGGCGCGTCGGGGAAGCCGAAGAGATCGCAGAATTGGCCGCATTTCTCGCGCAGGACTGCTCCAACTATATAACCGGCGAGGTTATTCGTGTGGACGGCGGCCTTGCTATGTAA
- the fabF gene encoding beta-ketoacyl-ACP synthase II — MNRVVVTGLGAVTPVGNDIKTMWENIVAGHHGIGPITKFDCTDYKAKLAAEVKDFDPLLYMDKGDARRSDLYAQYAMASACQAVADSGIIGHVSPERLAVYFSSGIGGINTLTEEQNKLMAGGPRKVSPLFIPMMISNIAAGNIAIRFGAKGTCLCIVTACATGSNSIGEAFRAIKHGYADAAITGGSEAAVMPISIAGFTNMTALTTSVDPDAASLPFDKRRGGFVMGEGAGTLILEEYEHAKQRGAKIYAEVVGYGSTCDAHHITAPDPQAESSARAIRDAFLEDGRAFDGKIYLNAHGTGTPLNDASETVAVKKAFGDRIDDILVSSTKSMTGHMLGAAGAVEAIISVLALQTGIVPPTANLREKDPACDLDYVPLEARQADPTAALSVSIGFGGHNACVAFAKI, encoded by the coding sequence ATGAACAGAGTCGTCGTTACAGGTCTGGGCGCTGTGACCCCGGTCGGCAATGATATCAAAACGATGTGGGAAAACATCGTTGCGGGTCATCACGGCATCGGCCCGATCACAAAATTTGACTGCACCGACTATAAAGCCAAGCTTGCCGCCGAGGTCAAGGATTTCGACCCGCTGCTCTATATGGACAAGGGCGACGCCCGCCGCAGTGATTTGTACGCGCAGTACGCCATGGCTTCGGCATGTCAGGCCGTCGCGGATAGCGGTATCATCGGGCACGTTTCCCCGGAACGCCTCGCCGTTTATTTCAGCTCCGGCATCGGCGGTATCAATACGCTGACGGAGGAGCAGAACAAGCTGATGGCAGGCGGGCCTAGAAAGGTATCGCCCCTCTTTATCCCGATGATGATTTCCAATATCGCTGCCGGCAACATTGCCATCCGTTTTGGTGCCAAAGGCACCTGCCTGTGCATCGTGACGGCCTGCGCCACCGGCTCCAACTCCATCGGCGAAGCCTTCCGCGCTATTAAGCACGGCTATGCCGACGCCGCCATTACCGGCGGCAGCGAAGCTGCTGTTATGCCGATTTCCATCGCCGGGTTTACGAACATGACGGCGCTCACAACATCTGTTGACCCGGATGCGGCCTCACTGCCGTTTGACAAGCGCCGCGGCGGCTTCGTCATGGGCGAGGGCGCCGGAACGCTGATTTTGGAGGAATACGAGCACGCCAAGCAGCGCGGCGCGAAAATCTACGCCGAGGTCGTGGGCTACGGCTCAACGTGTGACGCCCATCATATTACGGCACCTGACCCGCAGGCAGAATCGAGCGCCCGCGCCATTCGTGACGCGTTTTTGGAAGACGGCCGGGCGTTTGACGGGAAAATATACTTAAACGCGCACGGTACCGGGACGCCGCTTAACGACGCCTCCGAGACCGTTGCCGTCAAAAAAGCCTTTGGTGACAGGATCGATGATATCCTTGTCAGCTCCACCAAGTCGATGACGGGTCATATGCTCGGTGCCGCCGGCGCCGTCGAGGCCATTATCTCTGTTTTGGCGCTCCAAACCGGCATCGTGCCGCCGACAGCCAATCTCCGGGAAAAAGACCCCGCGTGTGATCTTGACTATGTACCGCTTGAGGCACGCCAAGCCGACCCGACGGCGGCACTCTCGGTATCGATCGGTTTCGGCGGTCACAACGCGTGTGTGGCTTTTGCGAAAATTTGA
- the accB gene encoding acetyl-CoA carboxylase biotin carboxyl carrier protein encodes MEFNDIKQLAALMRDMGLVTLDYTDGAASIRLERAAAVVQAAPVAVEVKAAEPVAAVPDSAAGTYTVTSPMVGVFYAAPATDKQPYVSLGDHVNVGDVLCIIEAMKMMNEITAEKSGVITEICAGNKQIVEYGHPLFRISQD; translated from the coding sequence ATGGAGTTTAACGACATCAAGCAATTAGCGGCCCTCATGCGGGATATGGGCCTTGTCACACTCGATTATACCGACGGCGCAGCCAGTATCCGATTGGAACGCGCCGCGGCCGTTGTGCAGGCAGCGCCTGTCGCCGTTGAAGTAAAGGCAGCCGAGCCGGTTGCTGCCGTGCCGGATTCAGCCGCCGGGACGTATACTGTAACCTCTCCGATGGTCGGCGTCTTCTATGCCGCGCCCGCGACCGACAAGCAGCCGTACGTTTCGCTCGGCGATCATGTCAACGTTGGCGACGTCTTGTGCATCATCGAAGCGATGAAAATGATGAACGAGATTACCGCCGAAAAAAGCGGCGTGATCACGGAAATCTGCGCCGGGAACAAGCAGATCGTTGAATACGGTCATCCGCTGTTCCGCATCAGTCAGGATTAA
- the fabZ gene encoding 3-hydroxyacyl-ACP dehydratase FabZ, whose product MNQTEIMKILPHRDNMLLIETAELVDGKARGTYHVRGDEWFLKGHFPGNPVVPGVILCEILAQSACVLLANGNAEGAIPYFTGIDNVRFKSPVKPGDTIETECVITKSRPPFFFAEGQATVGGKLCVKASFSFALIKP is encoded by the coding sequence TTGAATCAGACAGAAATCATGAAAATTTTGCCGCACCGCGACAATATGCTGCTTATTGAGACGGCTGAGCTGGTTGACGGCAAAGCCCGCGGCACGTATCATGTGCGCGGGGACGAGTGGTTTTTAAAGGGGCATTTTCCCGGAAACCCTGTTGTGCCGGGTGTCATTCTGTGCGAGATTCTCGCGCAGTCGGCATGCGTGCTGCTCGCAAACGGCAATGCCGAAGGGGCCATCCCGTATTTTACGGGCATCGACAATGTCCGTTTCAAGTCGCCCGTCAAGCCGGGCGACACCATTGAGACGGAATGCGTCATCACGAAATCACGTCCGCCGTTTTTCTTTGCCGAAGGGCAGGCCACGGTGGGCGGTAAGCTTTGCGTCAAGGCGTCGTTTTCCTTTGCCCTCATTAAGCCATAG
- a CDS encoding acetyl-CoA carboxylase biotin carboxylase subunit, whose amino-acid sequence MFSKILIANRGEVAIRIIRACKEMGISTVAVYSVADKESLHVALADQSVCIGEASPLDSYLNAERIISAALITNAEAIHPGYGFLSESPRFAELCAKNGIEFIGPSAEVIALMGDKDKARQVMKKAGVPIIPGTDILNNAQEALDAAEKIGYPVLIKARSGGGGKGIRIITVPEEMENAFLTASHEALEAFGDGAVYLEKQIKPAKHIEIQILADETHNTVCLAERECSIQRNNQKLIEESPSPGVNDTLRAEMTQAAIKAAKTVGYCNAGTIEFLLDLNGKFYFMEMNVRLQVEHAITEQVTGIDIVKWQIRIAAGVPLDVTQKDIVIEGSSIECRINAAAVGKVTFLHIPGGPRVRFDSALWTGYVVPPFYDSLLGKLIVHAKTREEAIRKMQASLCELVIDGVANNIDEQISIVSDPVFIRGDYNTNFIKERGERT is encoded by the coding sequence GTGTTTTCAAAAATTCTGATCGCTAACCGCGGCGAGGTTGCCATCCGCATCATCCGGGCGTGCAAGGAAATGGGTATTTCGACAGTTGCCGTCTACTCGGTAGCCGACAAAGAATCCCTGCATGTGGCGCTCGCTGACCAGAGCGTCTGCATCGGAGAGGCCTCACCGCTTGACAGCTATTTAAATGCCGAGCGTATCATCAGCGCGGCGCTCATCACAAACGCCGAAGCCATTCATCCGGGCTACGGCTTTTTGTCGGAGAGCCCCCGCTTTGCCGAGCTCTGCGCTAAAAACGGCATCGAGTTTATCGGCCCGTCAGCCGAGGTCATCGCCCTGATGGGCGACAAGGACAAGGCGCGGCAGGTGATGAAAAAGGCCGGCGTCCCGATTATTCCGGGCACCGATATATTAAATAACGCGCAGGAGGCGCTCGACGCGGCTGAAAAAATCGGTTATCCTGTTTTAATTAAGGCGCGCTCCGGCGGCGGCGGCAAGGGTATCCGCATCATTACCGTGCCGGAGGAGATGGAAAACGCCTTTTTAACGGCCTCGCATGAGGCGCTGGAGGCGTTCGGTGACGGGGCCGTCTATCTCGAAAAACAGATCAAGCCTGCCAAGCATATCGAGATTCAGATTCTTGCCGATGAGACGCACAACACAGTTTGTCTCGCCGAGCGCGAGTGCTCGATTCAGCGCAACAACCAAAAGCTCATTGAAGAGTCGCCATCCCCTGGCGTTAACGACACGCTGCGCGCGGAGATGACGCAGGCGGCCATCAAAGCCGCTAAAACGGTCGGTTACTGCAACGCCGGGACGATTGAATTCCTGCTCGATCTAAACGGCAAATTTTATTTTATGGAAATGAACGTCCGGCTGCAGGTTGAGCACGCGATCACTGAGCAGGTCACCGGCATCGATATTGTCAAATGGCAGATACGAATCGCCGCGGGCGTCCCGCTTGACGTCACCCAGAAGGACATTGTCATTGAGGGCAGTTCGATTGAATGCCGAATCAATGCCGCCGCCGTCGGGAAGGTAACGTTTTTGCACATCCCGGGCGGGCCGCGCGTCCGCTTTGACAGCGCCTTGTGGACGGGATACGTCGTTCCGCCGTTTTATGACTCTCTGTTAGGCAAGCTTATTGTGCATGCCAAAACGCGCGAGGAGGCCATCCGAAAAATGCAGGCGTCCCTCTGCGAGCTTGTCATTGACGGCGTGGCCAACAACATCGACGAGCAGATATCAATTGTGAGCGACCCGGTCTTTATTCGGGGTGATTACAATACTAATTTTATAAAAGAACGTGGTGAACGCACATGA
- the accD gene encoding acetyl-CoA carboxylase, carboxyltransferase subunit beta, which produces MTLDAFFKKPKNELEKGGRLPPRKAETEYEISEKCPACGNDIPLSLLWENLHVCRCGHCFRMNSRQRIRFLTDKDSFRELYGDMESVDLLNFPGYKEKLESIRVSAREKEAVICGEATVGLNPCALFVMEPYFMMGSMGTVVGEKITRLFEYATEKRLPVIGCTVSGGARMQEGILSLMQMAKTSGAVQRHSDAGLLYLTILTDPTTGGVTASFAMEGDIIIAEPGATIGFAGARLVEQTVRKKLPAGFQKAETVLEHGFVDMIVPRAEQRRVISTLLSMHRG; this is translated from the coding sequence ATGACGCTGGACGCGTTTTTTAAGAAGCCGAAAAACGAGCTGGAAAAGGGCGGGCGGCTGCCGCCCCGCAAGGCCGAGACGGAGTATGAGATTTCAGAAAAATGCCCCGCCTGCGGTAATGACATTCCACTGAGCCTACTGTGGGAAAACCTGCACGTCTGCCGCTGCGGGCACTGCTTCCGCATGAACTCCCGCCAGAGAATCCGCTTTTTGACGGATAAGGACAGCTTCCGCGAGCTGTATGGCGACATGGAAAGCGTTGACCTGCTCAATTTCCCGGGTTACAAGGAAAAGCTGGAGAGCATCCGTGTCTCCGCCCGTGAGAAGGAGGCCGTCATCTGCGGTGAAGCGACGGTCGGCCTGAATCCCTGCGCGCTTTTCGTCATGGAGCCGTACTTCATGATGGGCAGCATGGGCACTGTCGTGGGTGAGAAAATCACGCGGTTGTTTGAATATGCAACGGAAAAGCGTCTGCCGGTCATTGGCTGCACCGTCTCCGGCGGGGCACGCATGCAGGAGGGGATTCTCTCGCTCATGCAAATGGCCAAAACGAGCGGCGCCGTGCAACGGCACAGCGATGCCGGACTTTTATATTTGACAATTCTCACAGACCCGACAACGGGCGGCGTCACAGCCAGCTTCGCCATGGAGGGTGATATCATCATCGCCGAGCCGGGCGCGACGATCGGCTTTGCCGGGGCGCGGCTCGTTGAGCAGACCGTGCGTAAAAAGCTGCCGGCCGGTTTCCAAAAGGCGGAGACGGTTTTGGAGCACGGCTTTGTCGACATGATCGTCCCGCGTGCCGAACAGCGGCGCGTCATCTCGACGCTTTTGTCAATGCATAGGGGTTAG
- a CDS encoding acetyl-CoA carboxylase carboxyltransferase subunit alpha — protein MKTAYEYVTAARSKDRQTGLDFIDRIFNSFIEMHGDRRFADDPAIVGGVAFLEGVPVTVIASEKGRDTKSRIKRNFGMANPEGYRKALRLMKQAEKFRRPVVCFVDTSGAYPGIGAEERGQGQAIAENIMEMMALRVPVLSVMIGEGGSGGALALAVADEVWMLENATYSVIAPESCANILWRDVDKAAEAAESLKLTAKDAFELGVVERIIPERGGDTDRLFASLAGDIGAWIKKMQLVGQEELTNNRYNRFRRIGSGR, from the coding sequence ATGAAAACTGCTTATGAATACGTCACAGCCGCGCGGTCAAAGGATCGCCAGACAGGCCTTGACTTTATTGATCGGATATTCAACAGCTTCATTGAAATGCATGGTGACCGCCGCTTTGCCGACGATCCGGCTATCGTCGGCGGTGTCGCCTTTTTGGAGGGCGTTCCCGTCACGGTGATAGCTTCCGAAAAAGGGCGCGATACGAAAAGTCGTATCAAGCGCAATTTCGGTATGGCAAACCCGGAAGGGTACCGCAAAGCGCTGCGTCTGATGAAACAGGCCGAAAAGTTTCGCCGCCCCGTTGTCTGTTTTGTTGATACGTCCGGCGCGTACCCCGGTATCGGTGCCGAAGAGCGCGGGCAGGGTCAGGCGATTGCCGAAAACATTATGGAGATGATGGCGCTCCGGGTGCCGGTCTTGTCTGTCATGATCGGCGAGGGCGGCAGCGGCGGTGCACTCGCCCTCGCCGTTGCCGACGAAGTGTGGATGCTCGAGAACGCGACGTATTCCGTCATCGCGCCGGAGAGCTGCGCTAATATTTTGTGGCGCGATGTGGATAAGGCGGCCGAGGCGGCCGAGAGTTTGAAGCTCACGGCCAAAGACGCCTTTGAGCTTGGCGTTGTCGAGCGCATTATCCCCGAACGCGGCGGCGATACCGACCGCCTGTTTGCCTCGCTCGCCGGTGACATTGGTGCCTGGATCAAAAAAATGCAGCTTGTCGGCCAGGAAGAGCTGACAAATAACCGGTATAACAGATTCAGAAGAATCGGCTCAGGACGATAG
- a CDS encoding DegV family protein, whose product MRIKITSDSTCDLSQELLDRYDISVIPLTILKNGKSYRDGVDITPADIFRYVEQTGDFCTTAAVNTFDYIRFFDAFSAKYDAVIHLSLGASFSMCHVNACAAAKVHNNVFAFDTKNLSTGQGHVVIEAAKMAEEGLDTAEILEKLSALVDRVEASFLIDRLDYIFKGGRCSLATALGANILHLRTCVEIIGGKMMVTKKYRGPFESCVGTYVRDKLEGRNDIVTERLFITHPEATPEAVQGAREAVARYAHFDEVLETRAGCAVSCHCGPKTLGILFIRK is encoded by the coding sequence ATGAGGATCAAAATCACGTCGGACAGTACCTGCGATCTCTCCCAAGAACTGCTTGACCGTTATGATATTTCCGTCATTCCGCTCACGATTCTGAAAAACGGAAAATCTTACCGCGACGGCGTCGATATCACCCCGGCAGACATCTTCCGTTATGTTGAGCAAACGGGCGACTTTTGTACAACGGCTGCCGTTAACACCTTTGATTACATCCGCTTTTTTGATGCGTTTTCCGCCAAATACGACGCCGTTATTCACTTAAGCCTTGGGGCCTCGTTTTCAATGTGTCATGTGAATGCCTGTGCCGCGGCGAAGGTGCACAATAACGTTTTCGCCTTCGATACGAAAAATCTTTCAACGGGGCAGGGCCACGTCGTTATTGAAGCGGCGAAAATGGCTGAAGAAGGCCTCGACACGGCAGAGATTCTTGAAAAGCTAAGCGCACTTGTTGACCGTGTAGAGGCGAGCTTCCTCATCGACCGGCTTGATTACATATTCAAGGGGGGGCGCTGCTCGCTGGCAACGGCGCTCGGCGCAAACATCCTCCATCTGCGCACCTGCGTTGAAATCATCGGCGGAAAAATGATGGTTACCAAAAAATATCGCGGCCCGTTTGAAAGCTGCGTCGGCACGTACGTCCGAGACAAGCTCGAAGGCCGGAACGATATTGTAACGGAGCGCCTGTTTATCACGCACCCGGAAGCGACGCCCGAGGCCGTTCAAGGCGCGAGAGAGGCCGTTGCCCGCTACGCTCATTTTGACGAGGTGCTTGAAACACGCGCCGGCTGCGCCGTCTCCTGTCACTGCGGCCCGAAAACGCTGGGAATTTTGTTTATCAGAAAATAA
- the pstB gene encoding phosphate ABC transporter ATP-binding protein codes for MDKITVRSLDLFYSGFQALKDVNLNIPAGEITAFIGPSGCGKSTLLKTLNRMNDLVEGCRITGEVLLDGQNIYGAMDLGLLRKRVGMVFQKPNPFPMSIYDNVAYGPRVHGVRGKAVLDDLVERSLKGAAIWDEVKDRLKKNALGLSGGQQQRLCIARALAVVPDVLLMDEPTSALDPISTSKIEELILELKEHYTIIIVTHNMQQAARISDKTAFFLLGEIVEFGNTESLFSVPKDKRTEDYITGRFG; via the coding sequence ATGGATAAAATAACCGTCCGGTCGCTGGACCTTTTTTACAGCGGCTTTCAGGCGCTGAAGGATGTTAATCTGAATATTCCGGCCGGGGAGATAACGGCGTTTATCGGCCCTTCCGGCTGTGGGAAGTCAACGCTCTTGAAGACGCTCAACAGGATGAATGACCTTGTCGAGGGCTGCCGTATCACCGGGGAAGTTTTGCTTGACGGCCAAAACATTTATGGCGCGATGGATTTGGGCCTGCTTCGTAAGCGCGTTGGCATGGTGTTTCAAAAACCGAATCCTTTTCCCATGAGCATTTACGACAACGTCGCCTATGGGCCCAGAGTTCACGGCGTTCGCGGCAAGGCCGTGCTGGATGACCTTGTCGAGCGCTCCCTCAAGGGCGCCGCCATCTGGGATGAGGTAAAAGACAGGCTCAAAAAAAACGCGCTTGGCCTCTCCGGCGGGCAACAGCAGCGGCTTTGCATCGCCCGGGCGCTTGCGGTCGTGCCGGACGTTCTCCTGATGGATGAGCCGACGAGCGCGCTGGACCCGATCTCCACCTCGAAAATAGAAGAGCTCATTTTAGAGCTTAAGGAGCACTACACCATCATCATCGTCACGCATAATATGCAGCAGGCCGCGCGCATTTCCGATAAGACGGCCTTTTTTCTGCTGGGCGAAATCGTTGAATTCGGCAATACGGAATCACTCTTTTCCGTTCCAAAGGATAAACGGACGGAGGACTACATAACGGGGAGGTTCGGCTGA
- the phoU gene encoding phosphate signaling complex protein PhoU has protein sequence MRTRFEEQLDRLNHELVDMGALCKEAISSCAKALTEGTEFFRESAKTAERGIDQKEREIENMCLRLLLQQQPVARDLRLISAAMKMISDMERIGDQAYDIAEITSYVSGEGALIEKLHLADMAHATTEMVADAVSAFVKKDIALARSVVDYDDIVDDQFRAIKEELIDLISGGDKRGEIFLDLLMIAKYFERIGDHAVNVAEWVEYSITGSHPKLGGI, from the coding sequence ATGAGAACCCGCTTTGAAGAGCAGCTTGATCGGCTCAATCACGAGCTTGTTGATATGGGGGCCTTGTGCAAGGAGGCGATTTCCTCCTGCGCCAAGGCGCTGACGGAAGGGACGGAATTTTTCAGAGAGAGCGCCAAAACCGCCGAGCGCGGCATCGATCAGAAAGAGCGCGAAATCGAGAACATGTGCCTCCGGCTGCTCCTGCAGCAGCAGCCCGTGGCGCGAGACCTGCGCCTTATTTCCGCCGCGATGAAAATGATCTCCGATATGGAACGCATCGGTGACCAGGCTTACGATATTGCGGAAATCACATCATATGTCTCCGGTGAGGGCGCGCTGATTGAAAAGCTGCATCTTGCCGACATGGCGCACGCCACAACCGAAATGGTGGCAGACGCCGTCTCCGCCTTCGTCAAAAAGGATATTGCGCTGGCCCGTTCCGTCGTTGATTACGACGACATTGTCGACGACCAATTCCGGGCGATTAAGGAAGAGCTCATTGATTTAATATCCGGCGGCGACAAGCGGGGCGAAATCTTTCTCGATCTTCTCATGATCGCTAAGTATTTTGAGCGCATCGGCGACCATGCCGTCAACGTTGCCGAATGGGTCGAATATTCCATCACCGGCAGCCACCCGAAGCTCGGCGGCATCTGA